From Mobula hypostoma chromosome 8, sMobHyp1.1, whole genome shotgun sequence, the proteins below share one genomic window:
- the LOC134350295 gene encoding vesicle-associated membrane protein 8-like codes for MAATAVEGPVKADRVRSLQSEVEGVKTIMSENVDRILARGEKLDDLMTKTEDLQASSEHFKTTSQKVARKYWWKNVKMIILLVIIAVIILTLIILFATGVIPS; via the exons GTGGAGGGCCCTGTAAAGGCGGACCGTGTCCGGAGCCTCCAGAGTGAAGTGGAAGGAGTAAAGACCATCATGTCTGAGAACGTTGACCGGATACTGGCTCGCGGCGAGAAACTGGATGATCTCATGACCAAGACTGAGGACCTGCAGGCCAGC TCAGAACACTTCAAAACCACGTCCCAGAAAGTGGCTCGGAAATACTGGTGGAAGAATGTGAAGATGATCATCTTGCTGGTGATCATTGCTGTTATTATCCTGACTTTGATCATTCTCTTTGCCACAGGGGTAATTCCCTCCTAA